One window of Paludibacter propionicigenes WB4 genomic DNA carries:
- a CDS encoding beta-glucosidase: MKKTMTAILCLLGIAGMQAQTKPVYLDNRKTIEQRVEDALSRMTIEEKVAMCHAQSKFSSHGVPRLGIPEIWMSDGPHGVREEIEWDAWGAAKWTNDSCTAFPALTCLAATFNPSLSHEYGVAIGEEARYRRKDILLGPGVNIYRTPLNGRNFEYMGEDPYLAGRMAIPYIKGVQENGVAACVKHYALNNQEVWRGHINVNLSDRALHEIYLPAFKAAVEEGGAWSIMGSYNQFRGEHCCHNDLLLNKILKGDWKFDGVVVTDWGGAHDTKQSVFNGLDIEMGSYTNGLSSRAMFGYEDFYLAKPFLTMLKKGEVPVSVLDDKVRRILRLTFRTNMMPDRPYGRFVCNDHSTAARRVAEEGIVLLKNEKQFLPISTNQYKKIAVIGENASRSLTEGGGSSTLKVKYEVSPLDGFKQTFGADKVVYCKGYSSGPSMYGRVIAPKENQQQLFDAAVKAAKDADIVFFVGGLNKNHQQDCEAGDRITYNLPFNQDKLIEEILKVNKNVVVLLASGNAVAMPWLKDVPAVLQAWYLGSESGNAIANVITGKVNPSGKLPFSFPVKLEDNAAHSFGKLSYPGDSTNVFYKEDILVGYRWFDTKKIKPLFPFGYGLSYSTFEYGKIATDKKTYGQDETIKVSFTLKNTGKVDGAEAVQVYASQPKASVMRPAKELKAFAKVFLKAGETQTVALEVKVKDLAFYNEKTNNWTVESGEFVLRNAASAADVKSSVSIQIK; the protein is encoded by the coding sequence ATGAAGAAAACAATGACAGCTATTCTGTGTTTGCTGGGAATTGCAGGTATGCAGGCACAAACAAAACCGGTTTATCTCGACAATAGAAAAACAATTGAACAAAGAGTAGAAGATGCCCTTTCGCGCATGACTATCGAAGAGAAAGTGGCCATGTGCCATGCTCAGTCTAAATTTTCATCACACGGAGTACCTCGTCTGGGTATTCCTGAAATATGGATGAGCGATGGACCACACGGTGTACGCGAAGAAATAGAATGGGATGCATGGGGCGCAGCCAAGTGGACTAATGACTCCTGTACGGCTTTTCCTGCTCTAACCTGCCTGGCGGCCACGTTCAATCCTAGCTTATCGCACGAATACGGAGTAGCCATTGGCGAAGAAGCCCGCTATCGCCGTAAAGATATTTTGCTGGGTCCGGGTGTGAATATCTATCGTACACCGCTCAACGGACGTAACTTTGAATACATGGGTGAGGATCCTTATTTGGCAGGTCGCATGGCTATACCGTATATCAAAGGAGTTCAAGAAAACGGAGTAGCAGCTTGTGTGAAGCATTATGCCCTTAATAATCAGGAAGTGTGGCGCGGACATATCAATGTAAACCTGAGCGACAGAGCGCTGCACGAAATTTATTTACCGGCTTTCAAAGCAGCTGTCGAAGAAGGCGGAGCATGGTCTATCATGGGTTCATATAATCAGTTTCGGGGAGAACATTGCTGCCATAATGACTTGTTGCTCAACAAAATTCTGAAAGGTGACTGGAAATTTGACGGGGTGGTGGTTACCGACTGGGGCGGAGCACACGATACAAAACAATCGGTATTTAACGGACTCGATATAGAAATGGGAAGCTACACCAACGGTTTGTCATCCAGAGCTATGTTCGGCTACGAAGATTTTTACCTGGCAAAACCTTTCCTTACGATGCTCAAAAAAGGAGAAGTGCCTGTGTCCGTTCTGGATGATAAAGTACGTCGTATCCTGCGTCTGACATTCCGTACGAATATGATGCCCGACAGGCCTTACGGTCGGTTTGTATGTAACGACCATAGCACTGCAGCTCGTAGAGTGGCTGAAGAAGGTATCGTGCTGTTGAAAAACGAGAAACAGTTCTTGCCAATTTCAACGAACCAATACAAAAAAATTGCGGTAATCGGAGAAAATGCCTCGCGCAGTCTCACCGAAGGAGGCGGATCATCTACCCTGAAAGTGAAATACGAGGTTTCACCACTCGATGGCTTCAAACAGACATTTGGTGCCGATAAAGTTGTTTACTGTAAAGGATATTCATCTGGTCCATCCATGTATGGTCGTGTGATAGCGCCAAAGGAAAACCAACAGCAGCTATTTGATGCGGCGGTAAAAGCAGCCAAAGATGCAGACATCGTGTTTTTTGTAGGCGGTCTGAATAAAAACCACCAGCAGGACTGTGAAGCAGGGGATCGTATTACGTACAATCTTCCTTTTAATCAGGATAAATTAATAGAAGAAATTCTGAAAGTCAATAAAAACGTGGTAGTTCTGCTTGCCAGCGGTAATGCAGTGGCTATGCCTTGGCTGAAGGATGTTCCTGCTGTTTTGCAAGCCTGGTATCTTGGCTCTGAAAGTGGCAATGCAATAGCCAACGTGATCACCGGTAAAGTAAATCCGAGTGGCAAATTACCGTTCTCTTTCCCTGTAAAACTGGAAGATAATGCTGCACATTCGTTTGGCAAACTTTCATATCCCGGCGACAGCACCAATGTTTTTTACAAAGAAGATATTCTGGTTGGTTACCGTTGGTTCGATACTAAAAAGATTAAACCATTGTTCCCCTTCGGATACGGACTTTCATACAGTACTTTTGAATATGGCAAAATAGCTACAGACAAGAAAACTTACGGACAGGACGAAACAATCAAGGTATCGTTTACGCTGAAAAATACCGGCAAAGTAGATGGTGCAGAAGCTGTTCAGGTATATGCATCGCAACCCAAAGCCTCGGTTATGCGTCCGGCTAAAGAGTTGAAAGCATTTGCCAAAGTATTTCTTAAAGCAGGCGAAACACAAACCGTGGCATTGGAAGTAAAGGTAAAAGATTTGGCTTTTTACAACGAAAAAACGAATAACTGGACCGTGGAATCGGGAGAATTCGTATTGCGTAATGCGGCCTCTGCTGCCGATGTAAAGAGTAGCGTAAGTATTCAGATAAAATAG
- a CDS encoding GH39 family glycosyl hydrolase, with protein MKIRSLLASLIILFAGSALAQTNINPSSERVINADFNKEKGTFNTMFKECIGAGRANEGLRADWQQQLAYVKKNCDFRYIRMHGLLTDDMGVYREDKNGKPEYNYQYIDVLFDYLQSIGIKPFVELGFMPSALASGPQTIFWWRGNVTPPKDYNKWADLIKNLTTHFTERYGVEEVKTWYFEVWNEPNLSPGFWSGTQEEYFKLYRYSVNAIKSVNKDFRVGGPATAGAAWVPEMINFCSKNSIPLDFISTHSYGVKQGYLDEYGNSGTVLSKDSMAVSGDILNSRKQISVSAMPGLQLHYTEWSSSYTPADPIHDSYHQAAYILQKIKQVGAAANSMSYWVFTDIFEESAPRFTPFHGGFGLLNTQGINKPAFYSYKYMNKLGNKELINSDSTSWVCKDNKGNIQVLLWDFTNTHPGDSVNNQVYYIRDLPAKPKGKVKIHLSGIPQGTYKLEIHKTGYKANDAYSTYLSMNRPAQLTKLQVEQIKKQNNDSPLLTEKIIVGKNKLLVKELNIRENDVYFLSINKIQH; from the coding sequence ATGAAAATAAGATCGTTATTAGCATCACTTATTATCCTGTTTGCGGGTTCTGCTCTTGCTCAAACGAATATCAACCCTTCATCCGAACGGGTCATCAATGCCGATTTCAACAAAGAAAAAGGCACCTTCAATACCATGTTCAAAGAATGTATAGGTGCCGGGCGTGCCAATGAAGGATTGCGGGCCGACTGGCAACAGCAACTGGCCTATGTGAAGAAGAATTGTGATTTCAGGTATATCCGCATGCACGGTTTGCTAACAGATGACATGGGAGTTTATCGGGAAGATAAAAACGGAAAGCCGGAGTATAATTACCAATACATTGATGTGCTGTTCGATTATCTTCAAAGTATAGGCATCAAACCATTTGTGGAACTTGGGTTTATGCCGTCGGCACTGGCAAGCGGTCCGCAAACCATTTTTTGGTGGCGGGGAAACGTTACTCCTCCGAAAGATTATAATAAATGGGCAGATTTGATAAAAAATCTGACAACACACTTCACAGAACGTTACGGAGTAGAAGAGGTAAAAACATGGTATTTTGAAGTATGGAATGAACCGAATTTATCTCCCGGATTCTGGTCAGGAACACAGGAAGAGTATTTCAAACTTTACAGATATTCTGTAAATGCCATCAAAAGCGTAAATAAAGATTTTCGGGTAGGTGGCCCTGCCACAGCGGGGGCTGCCTGGGTACCGGAAATGATTAATTTTTGCAGTAAAAACTCTATTCCGCTCGATTTTATCAGTACGCATTCTTACGGTGTAAAGCAAGGTTATTTAGACGAATACGGCAATTCTGGAACTGTTCTGAGCAAAGATTCGATGGCTGTGAGTGGCGATATTCTGAATTCGCGAAAGCAAATAAGTGTATCAGCTATGCCCGGACTTCAACTTCATTATACCGAGTGGAGTTCGTCATATACACCAGCCGACCCAATTCACGACAGCTATCATCAAGCGGCGTACATATTACAAAAAATCAAACAGGTTGGCGCTGCTGCCAATTCAATGTCTTATTGGGTATTTACCGATATATTTGAAGAATCAGCACCCCGGTTTACTCCTTTTCATGGCGGTTTTGGACTGTTGAATACGCAAGGTATCAATAAACCGGCCTTCTATTCGTATAAGTACATGAATAAGCTTGGAAACAAGGAACTAATTAATTCCGATTCGACATCGTGGGTATGCAAGGACAATAAAGGGAATATTCAGGTGTTGCTTTGGGACTTTACGAATACTCATCCGGGCGATTCGGTAAATAATCAGGTGTATTACATCCGCGATTTACCGGCTAAACCGAAAGGAAAAGTCAAAATACATTTGTCGGGAATCCCTCAGGGCACTTATAAACTTGAAATTCATAAAACCGGTTACAAAGCAAACGATGCCTATTCAACTTATTTGAGTATGAATAGACCTGCACAGCTAACAAAATTGCAGGTTGAGCAAATAAAAAAACAGAATAATGATTCCCCTCTCCTGACTGAAAAAATAATTGTAGGCAAAAACAAATTACTGGTGAAGGAGCTGAATATTCGGGAAAATGATGTTTATTTTTTGAGTATCAATAAAATTCAGCATTAA
- a CDS encoding alpha-xylosidase — protein MKKHLFPALLLLACSCVQPLVAQQKRLLGDPVDMSLDFKDFHNTFFFADKLASFDPATAKGKISWKRSSIYTRQAFDVNTILPQDLKMLDFPGEAYQQNPELSFTVDFITPRTLRIRMLTTPVEPKPFDSPMLVKEPGKDNSWKYAKTKNGYSYTSASGKLLIEENPFRIVLMDAKGNRLTDTWRWKDNDSSQVKILPFNFIKKGVDNSREINPVFSLSPNEKIFGCGESFTKLDKRGQKVNLFVTDPQGPETDQMYKPIPFFMSNRGYGMFMHTSAPVTCDFGNTYVGANKLFMGDEALDLFIFVGEPKDILNEYTEITGKAQMPPLWSFGTWMSRITYFEQKEGYEVAAKLRENKIPADVIHFDTGWFETDWQCDYKFAPSRFSDPQKMISDLKKDGFHISLWQLTYFTPKNKFFPEIIDKNLNVKNSKGEMPYEDAVLDFSNTNTVKWYQDKLAGLLKMGVGAIKVDFGEAAPLEGVYASGRGGWYEHNLYPLRYNKAVAEVTKATNNENIIWARSAWAGSQRYPLHWGGDAANKDIAMESELRGGLSFGLSGFSFWSHDIGGFVQSSPEALYRRWLPFGFLTSHSRAHGAPPKEPWLYNPGFVKAFREAAEMKYKLMPYVYAQAKNCTEKGLPMVRALFVEFPNDPGAWTVDDAYLFGSDIYVAPLMENTKGRQVYLPGGKWIDYQTGKTYDRGWNDIEAGAIPCIILVRDGAVIPHAKLAQSTDKIDWSTIDLKVYGNQQTAKGLICLPTDNILVSLVLNKKGDSYQVEKGAIAGVKYQVK, from the coding sequence ATGAAAAAACATCTTTTTCCCGCTTTGCTTTTGTTGGCGTGCAGTTGCGTGCAGCCGCTCGTGGCACAACAAAAACGACTCCTCGGTGATCCCGTGGATATGAGTCTCGATTTTAAAGATTTTCACAACACCTTTTTCTTTGCCGATAAATTAGCCAGTTTTGACCCGGCTACAGCCAAAGGAAAAATCAGCTGGAAACGCTCGTCAATTTATACCCGTCAGGCTTTTGATGTGAATACCATCTTGCCACAGGACTTGAAGATGCTCGACTTCCCCGGTGAAGCCTATCAACAAAACCCCGAACTGAGTTTTACAGTGGATTTTATTACGCCCAGAACCTTGCGCATCCGTATGCTGACAACTCCGGTGGAACCAAAACCTTTTGATTCGCCTATGTTGGTGAAAGAGCCCGGCAAAGACAATTCGTGGAAATATGCCAAAACAAAAAATGGATACAGCTACACCAGTGCATCTGGAAAATTATTGATTGAAGAAAATCCGTTTCGTATTGTACTGATGGATGCCAAAGGCAATCGCCTGACCGATACCTGGCGTTGGAAAGATAATGACTCGTCGCAGGTAAAAATACTTCCGTTCAATTTTATCAAAAAAGGCGTTGACAATAGCCGTGAGATTAATCCGGTGTTTTCATTGTCTCCTAACGAAAAGATATTTGGTTGTGGTGAGTCATTCACCAAACTCGATAAGCGCGGCCAAAAAGTGAACCTGTTCGTTACCGACCCACAGGGTCCGGAAACCGACCAGATGTACAAACCGATTCCATTCTTTATGAGCAACCGCGGGTATGGTATGTTTATGCATACTTCTGCCCCCGTTACCTGCGATTTTGGAAATACCTATGTGGGAGCCAACAAACTTTTCATGGGTGATGAAGCTTTGGATTTATTCATTTTCGTGGGCGAACCAAAAGATATTTTGAATGAATATACCGAGATCACCGGTAAAGCGCAGATGCCTCCACTTTGGTCATTTGGAACCTGGATGAGCCGCATCACGTATTTTGAACAAAAGGAAGGATACGAAGTGGCTGCGAAACTGCGCGAAAATAAGATTCCAGCCGATGTGATTCATTTCGATACCGGATGGTTCGAAACTGACTGGCAGTGTGATTATAAATTTGCTCCATCGCGTTTCTCGGACCCGCAAAAGATGATCAGCGATTTGAAAAAGGATGGCTTCCATATTTCATTGTGGCAGCTTACCTATTTCACCCCGAAAAATAAGTTTTTCCCCGAAATCATCGACAAAAACTTGAATGTAAAGAACTCTAAAGGCGAAATGCCGTACGAAGATGCCGTGCTCGATTTTTCGAACACGAATACCGTAAAATGGTATCAGGATAAGCTGGCCGGATTGCTCAAAATGGGTGTTGGAGCTATCAAAGTAGACTTTGGTGAGGCAGCACCGCTGGAAGGTGTTTACGCATCCGGTCGTGGTGGCTGGTACGAGCATAATCTCTATCCTTTGCGCTATAACAAAGCGGTGGCCGAAGTGACCAAAGCTACCAACAACGAGAATATTATCTGGGCACGTAGCGCGTGGGCCGGTAGTCAGCGTTATCCGTTGCATTGGGGTGGCGATGCGGCTAATAAAGACATTGCCATGGAATCGGAATTACGTGGCGGTTTGTCGTTTGGATTAAGCGGATTCTCGTTCTGGAGTCACGACATTGGTGGATTTGTCCAATCTTCACCCGAAGCCTTGTACCGTCGCTGGTTACCTTTCGGCTTCCTGACTTCACACAGTCGCGCACACGGAGCTCCTCCCAAAGAACCCTGGTTGTATAATCCAGGATTTGTGAAAGCTTTCCGCGAAGCGGCTGAAATGAAATACAAGCTTATGCCTTACGTATATGCTCAGGCTAAAAACTGTACCGAAAAAGGTTTACCGATGGTACGGGCACTCTTTGTGGAATTCCCGAACGATCCCGGAGCATGGACTGTAGATGATGCTTATCTTTTTGGTTCGGATATCTATGTAGCACCGTTGATGGAAAATACCAAAGGTCGTCAGGTGTATTTGCCGGGTGGAAAATGGATCGATTATCAAACAGGAAAAACCTACGATCGTGGTTGGAACGACATTGAAGCTGGAGCAATCCCTTGTATTATTCTGGTACGTGACGGAGCTGTGATTCCTCATGCTAAGCTTGCACAATCCACGGATAAAATTGATTGGTCAACCATTGATTTAAAGGTTTATGGCAATCAACAAACGGCTAAGGGACTGATTTGTCTACCTACTGACAATATTTTAGTATCTTTGGTCTTGAATAAAAAAGGAGATTCATATCAAGTTGAAAAAGGAGCAATTGCTGGAGTAAAGTACCAAGTCAAATAA
- a CDS encoding leucine-rich repeat domain-containing protein: MSKLFFIVHSKVIAVSDVQSLSVLTTTVATSITKTTAVTGGNITDQGSSAVTARGVCWSTSLNPTIVDAKTTDADGTGAFSSSITGLTSGVTYHIRAYATNDTGTAYGADLTFTTLGTEPTVTTTTASVITKTTATAGGEVTSAGTSPVTARGVCWSTSANPTITDNKTTDADGAGVFSSSITGLTSGVTYHVRAYATSAVGTSYGADLTFTTLGTEPTVTTTIATAITKTTATAGGEVTSAGTSPVTARGVCWSTSANPTIADNKTTDADGAGVFSSSITGLTSAITYHVRAYATSAVGTSYGADLTFTALGTEPTVTTTIATAITKTTATAGGEVTSAGTSPVTSRGVCWSTSASPTIADAKTTDADGAGTFTSAITSLTSGVTYHIRAYATSAVGTSYGADLTFETLGTLPTVTTTAASFVTSTTATAGGEVTSAGTSPIITRGVCWSLNANPILANANSLGSGSDKYICSITGLKSNTTYHIRAYATSAVGTAYGEDLTLTTIIADPTITVNVPTAGTLNTLISTGDKTSITNLTLTGTIDARDVKFLRDELVNLEVLDIIAVNITAYSGGDGTINSSIDYPANELPKSSFCFTDGTGKAHLKSINLPNSITSIGSMAFQNCTGLTNIIIPNSVTSIGSSSFWGCSNINNLMLGTSVTSIGNAALFMCSKLTTVTLPASLSTIGSESFGNEWAVKEYIVDSNNQNFSYVDGVLFNKDKTTLILFPKNANTTTYAIPVTVSTIGDKAFQYSSVTSVSIPASLTTIVENAFGNCRSLTEFVVDPGNMNFSTLNGCLFNKNQSALIISPAGKKGNYTIPNTVTSIRNYAFSGSTSLTSVVIGSSVSSIGSGAFVDCWNLASISSARAIPLSLANPFAFGGMNNTKWTLYVPVGSKTDYLAADQWKDVPKIVEGFPAIVETDNASSITATTIVTGGNVSTEGTSAVTARGVCWSFDAFPTIAGSKTTDGAGLGTFTSNISNLSPGQVYHVRAYATSDVGTAYGTDLTFTTVGTPPTVSTTEASSITKTTAISGGNITSFGTSSIIASGVCWSTNANPTIADNKTTDGTGFGVFTSSISGLSSGVTYHYRAYATNNSGTSYGSDKIFSTLGTLPAVSTRSAASISTTSATVGGNVTNQGSSSVTYRGICWSRTINPTTADNITTDGTGAGIFSSSITGLTPGVTYHFRAYATNSVGTVYGDDLTFVTVTTGLSDEKISSITLYPNPAIDELQIKNLDGVAIFTLSDLSGRQLINKKIANDELVSVSTLPKGIYIVRVTTKDGTIEKKIVKD; the protein is encoded by the coding sequence ATGTCTAAGCTCTTTTTTATTGTCCATTCCAAAGTTATAGCAGTTTCTGACGTTCAAAGTTTAAGCGTTTTAACTACTACAGTAGCGACTTCTATAACAAAAACTACAGCAGTTACAGGTGGAAACATTACAGATCAAGGCTCATCGGCTGTTACAGCGCGTGGCGTTTGTTGGAGCACATCCCTTAATCCCACCATTGTAGATGCTAAAACGACTGATGCAGATGGTACGGGTGCCTTTTCAAGCTCTATTACCGGTTTAACTTCCGGTGTCACCTATCATATTCGGGCTTATGCCACAAACGATACTGGCACCGCTTATGGTGCTGATTTGACATTTACAACATTGGGAACCGAACCAACAGTTACAACAACAACGGCAAGTGTAATAACAAAAACGACAGCCACTGCCGGTGGTGAAGTAACAAGTGCCGGAACTTCCCCTGTTACAGCACGCGGTGTTTGCTGGAGTACGTCAGCTAATCCCACCATTACAGACAATAAAACTACTGATGCAGATGGTGCGGGTGTCTTTTCAAGCTCTATTACCGGTTTAACTTCCGGTGTCACCTATCATGTTCGGGCTTATGCTACCAGTGCTGTGGGTACATCGTATGGTGCTGATTTGACATTTACAACATTAGGTACTGAGCCAACAGTTACAACAACAATAGCAACCGCAATCACAAAAACAACGGCCACTGCCGGTGGTGAAGTAACAAGTGCCGGAACTTCCCCTGTTACAGCACGCGGTGTTTGCTGGAGTACGTCAGCTAATCCCACCATTGCAGACAATAAAACTACTGATGCAGATGGTGCGGGTGTCTTTTCAAGCTCTATTACAGGTCTAACTTCGGCAATAACCTATCATGTTCGAGCTTATGCAACCAGTGCTGTGGGTACATCGTATGGTGCTGATTTGACATTTACAGCATTAGGTACTGAGCCAACAGTTACAACAACAATAGCAACCGCAATTACAAAAACAACGGCCACTGCTGGTGGTGAAGTAACAAGTGCCGGAACTTCTCCGGTTACATCTCGTGGTGTTTGTTGGAGTACTTCAGCTAGTCCCACCATTGCGGATGCTAAAACTACTGATGCAGATGGTGCGGGTACTTTTACAAGCGCTATTACCAGTTTAACTTCAGGTGTTACTTATCATATTCGGGCTTATGCCACCAGTGCTGTTGGAACATCGTATGGTGCTGATTTGACATTTGAAACTTTAGGGACATTGCCAACAGTTACAACTACTGCGGCTAGCTTTGTGACATCAACTACTGCTACTGCCGGAGGCGAAGTAACAAGTGCAGGCACATCGCCAATTATTACCCGGGGTGTTTGTTGGAGTCTCAATGCTAATCCGATATTAGCAAATGCCAACTCTCTGGGAAGTGGTTCAGATAAATATATATGTTCAATTACAGGATTAAAATCTAATACGACCTATCACATCCGGGCTTATGCTACCAGTGCTGTAGGTACAGCCTATGGCGAGGATTTAACCCTGACTACCATCATTGCCGATCCAACAATTACCGTTAATGTTCCTACAGCAGGAACATTAAATACGTTGATTTCTACCGGAGACAAAACATCGATAACTAATCTGACGCTAACCGGAACCATTGATGCCAGAGATGTGAAATTTTTACGTGACGAACTCGTCAATCTTGAAGTTTTAGATATTATTGCCGTGAATATTACTGCCTACAGTGGAGGTGATGGCACAATTAACTCAAGTATTGATTATCCTGCTAATGAACTGCCAAAATCTTCTTTCTGTTTTACAGATGGAACAGGAAAAGCTCACTTAAAGAGTATTAACCTGCCCAATTCAATTACATCAATAGGCAGTATGGCTTTTCAAAACTGTACTGGTTTGACTAACATCATAATACCTAATTCTGTAACTTCGATAGGATCCTCGTCTTTTTGGGGATGCTCTAATATTAACAACTTAATGCTTGGCACTTCGGTTACAAGCATTGGAAATGCTGCCTTATTTATGTGTTCTAAACTTACGACTGTAACACTACCAGCATCATTAAGCACAATAGGAAGTGAAAGTTTTGGAAATGAGTGGGCAGTGAAAGAGTATATTGTTGACTCAAACAATCAGAATTTTTCTTATGTTGATGGTGTATTATTTAATAAAGATAAAACCACATTAATTCTATTTCCAAAAAACGCCAATACTACTACTTATGCTATACCTGTTACTGTAAGCACAATCGGTGATAAAGCTTTTCAATATAGTTCAGTTACTAGTGTAAGTATTCCAGCTTCTTTGACTACCATTGTAGAAAATGCTTTTGGTAATTGCCGGAGCTTGACAGAATTTGTCGTTGATCCGGGTAATATGAATTTCTCAACATTGAATGGTTGTCTTTTTAATAAAAATCAATCAGCATTAATTATATCCCCGGCAGGGAAAAAAGGAAATTACACAATTCCCAATACGGTTACTTCAATTCGAAATTATGCATTCAGTGGCAGCACAAGTCTTACAAGTGTTGTAATTGGGAGTTCAGTTTCATCGATAGGATCTGGGGCTTTCGTAGATTGTTGGAATTTGGCATCTATCTCTTCAGCTAGGGCTATTCCTCTTAGTTTAGCTAATCCTTTTGCATTTGGAGGTATGAATAATACTAAATGGACTTTATACGTTCCTGTAGGTTCAAAAACTGATTACCTAGCTGCAGATCAGTGGAAAGATGTTCCAAAAATAGTGGAAGGCTTTCCTGCCATTGTTGAAACAGATAACGCTAGTTCAATAACAGCAACCACCATTGTTACAGGAGGTAATGTTTCAACCGAAGGTACTTCAGCGGTTACAGCTCGCGGAGTTTGTTGGAGTTTTGATGCTTTTCCAACAATTGCAGGTTCAAAAACTACTGATGGAGCAGGTTTAGGAACATTTACAAGCAATATTAGCAATCTTTCGCCAGGTCAGGTTTATCATGTCAGAGCATATGCCACAAGTGATGTAGGTACTGCCTACGGTACAGATTTGACATTTACCACTGTAGGAACTCCTCCAACTGTTTCTACTACTGAAGCTAGTTCTATAACTAAAACAACAGCGATATCAGGTGGAAACATCACAAGTTTTGGAACTTCTTCAATTATAGCTAGCGGTGTTTGCTGGAGCACAAATGCTAATCCAACCATAGCTGATAACAAAACCACTGATGGTACAGGTTTTGGAGTGTTCACAAGTTCAATATCAGGACTAAGTTCTGGCGTCACCTATCATTACAGAGCTTATGCAACAAATAATTCTGGAACATCTTATGGTTCTGACAAGATTTTTTCAACTCTAGGCACATTGCCTGCGGTAAGCACTAGGTCTGCAGCTAGTATCAGTACAACAAGCGCAACAGTAGGTGGTAACGTTACAAATCAAGGTTCCTCATCTGTTACTTATCGTGGGATTTGCTGGAGTAGGACTATTAATCCAACTACAGCCGACAATATAACCACTGATGGTACTGGTGCAGGTATATTCTCATCGTCTATTACAGGCTTAACGCCGGGTGTAACATATCATTTCAGAGCATATGCTACCAATAGTGTGGGAACTGTTTATGGTGATGATTTGACTTTTGTAACGGTGACTACCGGATTATCCGACGAGAAAATAAGTTCTATCACTCTTTATCCAAATCCGGCTATTGATGAGTTGCAAATTAAAAATTTGGATGGAGTAGCTATCTTTACATTGAGTGATTTAAGTGGCCGGCAGCTTATAAATAAAAAGATTGCAAATGATGAATTAGTTTCGGTGAGCACTTTGCCAAAGGGTATTTACATTGTAAGAGTAACTACAAAAGACGGAACTATAGAAAAGAAGATTGTGAAAGATTAA